Sequence from the Priestia megaterium genome:
TGATCGCCTAACTCTTTTGTTTTAAGCGGCTTTCCAATCAATAATCTTTTGAGAACTGAATAGTTCACGTAATTTCCCTCCGATGATTGCCTAGCTACTATTTACTGTTCATTGCTAAGCTCCGTTACAAGTTCACGAACAAGTGATATTATTCCTAAAAAATACCTTCTTATGTTAAAAAAGCGCACAAAAAAAACACTAAGGGTTCTCAGCGTTTTTACACAGCTTAAACCTCCTCTCCAAAACGCTTATGGGGTTAGCTGTCGGATTCGGGCTATGAGAGTAGCCCTACCTTTAAAAAAAGGATTCACCCCAAGTGACAATGCACAAATTTGGGTCCCCCACTTCTGACGAATTAAGCGATAACAGGTCAATATAATTTTCGGTTAAAGGGTATGATCGATAACATGTTTCTTTCATAACTATCCTTTGTTCTTAGATAATATACTCCCGTACAAATGGTTTGTAAAGCATTATTTTACGTAAACCATAAAATAGTGCTTAAGGCGCTTTTAACAGAAAAACAAAAGGCCTTCTGCCCGCTTACAGAAGACCTTTTTGCTTTAACTTTTTGCTTTTAAAACGGCTGCTAGCTTGTTTTTCGTTTGAGGACCATAAATGCCATCTACATCATAAGGAAGATACACAAGCTGAAAACGTCTTATTGCATCTTTCGTTTGAACTCCATATATTCCGTCTACTGACCCTACTTTAAAATTCACCGCATTTAATGCTCTTTGAAGCTGCTTCACAGCTTCTCCAGAATCACCTTGTTTTAAAATCCCATTTGGAAGTGGATATTGTTCCGAAGGTGGAGTAGGTGGCGGTGTTGGAGATGGGTTTGGTGAAGTCCCTGAAGGAATAACAATTGTTTTTCCAACCTGTAGTGTTAAAGGATCAGAAAGCCCTGTATTCGCTTCTTGAAGCGCTTGTACTGTTATGCCGTACTTCTGTGCAATACTGTACAGCGTATCTCCTTGCTTGATCGTATACGTTTTTGTACCGGGTTCAGAAGGTGATGGATTTGGTGTTGGTGTTGGAGATGGGTTTGGAACTGCACGACGAGGTAAATTCAAATATACGGCAATTCCTTTTGCATACGATTCACCCATACTTTTTAAAAAAGCTTCATTTTGGAGAAGTGCTGCATCTGTGCGGTTATCAATAAAGGCTATTTCAGTGAGTACTGCGGGCATATTTGTTAAGCGAAGCACCGCATAATTGGCTGATTTTCGACCGCGATTCGGATGATTATACGACAGCAGCGTTGGCTGTACTTGGCCGTGGACAATTGATTGAAACGTTTTACTGGCATTGCTAGCGCTTCTATAAACATAATCTTCATATCCTGTTCCTCCACCGGCATTTACGTGAATAGACATAAATGCATCTGCTCCCCATGAATTAGCTTGAGAAGCGCGCTGAGATAACGATAAAAAAGTATCTGTGGTACGAGTGGTTTTAATCGTAAAGTCACTGTACGTGCTATTTAAATAGCTTATTAAATATTGTTGAATTTTTAAAACTAAGTTTTTTTCATATAGTCCGTTCGCTCCGACTGCTCCTGCATCTGCCCCACCATGTCCTGCGTCAAGATAGATTTTTTTCATATTACTTGTCCCTCCTTATTGTTAACATATGCATGAGGGCAAAAAGTGCTACGTATACTAGCCTACTAGATGAAAAATTACTAAAAAAGGAGATTGAGCCATAACGAAATCACTCCAATCTAAAAACGAACAAATGGGATAAATGCTCTAGTATGGATTGCTTGTGACATCGCTGTTAATTTCCGTGCAAGGCTTCGCTTTCCGCGGGCGGCCGGTGAGCCTCCTCGTCGCTTACGCTCCTGCGGGGTCTCACCTATTCCGCTTTTTCCGCAGGAGTCTTCGCCTTGCCCTCCAATCAACAGCTAGAAGCAACTAAATAGATGAAATCTATGTTCACCCTACCAATAAAAAATCCGAACGATTCATCGTTCGGATCTTCCTCCACCTAACACTTTTGATCCAGCCTCTATTCTGGTTGATTAAAGTATCGATCGGGAGGGGTCTATTATTTATAACGTTAGGACCTATTTAAAAAGCAGAACGCCTATAACAATGAGAATAATCCAAATTGGAATGCTTATCAATATCCCTATCACTAAACCTTTAAAAAAATTTCCTTCTTTCATTTTATTACATTCCTCTCCAACAGTATTTTCTAACGATACTATGATTGGCTGAAAATTCTCTGAAGTTATACTGAAATACAGTGCAGAGTGAACACATAAACAATCTCACTATCTGTTATACACTACTTTTACTTATAGATTCAATGAGACAAAAAGCTTATCCTTTTTAATTCATGTAAATAAATTCTTTCTTGTATGTAACAAAACAATAAAAAAAGCTCCCTGTAAATTGTACAACAGGCAGCTTTTTTACAAACAAGCTATATATTCAATGTACGTATGCAGAGCGTCATTCATTTTGAAAAACAAAAAAGTCCGAGAGAACGTATAAACGATCTCTCGGACTGTTAGAAATTAATATTGGCTCATGTATTGGTCACGTTCCCAAGGATGAACTTGTGTACGGAACATATCCCATTCGATTTCTTTCGCTTCAACGAAGTGCTCTGCTAAGTGTTCACCTAGAGCAGAAACCATAACTTCGTTTGATTGGAAGCTATCTAAAGCTTGAGCTAATGTTGCAGGTAAATCTACGATACCTTCTTCAACACGCTCTTCTTTTGTCATTACATAGATATTACGATCGATAGGTTTTGGAGCTTCAAGGTTGTTCTTGATTCCATCTAAACCAGCTTTTAATAGAACAGCCATTGCTAAATATGGGTTAGCAGCTGGGTCTACGCTACGTACCTCAACACGAGTTCCTACGCCGCGAGAAGCTGGGATACGAATTAATGGGCTACGGTTGCGAGCAGACCATGCAACATAACAAGGAGCCTCATATCCAGGCACTAGACGCTTATAAGAGTTTACAGTAGGATTTGTTACTGCTGTAAAGCTGTGTGCGTGCTTGATGATACCTGCGATAAATTGACGAGCAGTATCACTTAGCTCTAGATTACCGTTTTCATCATAAAATGCGTTTTGACCATCTTTAAATAATGAAACGTTACAGTGCATACCTGAACCATTCACACCAAATAATGGTTTTGGCATAAATGTAGCATGTAAGCCATGTTTACGTGCAATTGTTTTTACAACAAGTTTGAACGTTTGGATATCATCACAAGCTTTTAATGCAGCAGCATATTTGAAGTCAATCTCATGTTGTCCAGGAGCTACCTCATGGTGAGATGCTTCAATTTCAAAGCCCATTTCTTCAAGCTCTAATACGATGTCACGACGGCAGTTTTCACCAAGATCAGTTGGCGCTAAGTCGAAGTAGCCACCTTTATCATTTAATTCTAATGTAGGTTCGCCTTTTTCGTCTAATTTGAATAAGAAGAACTCTGGCTCAGGTCCAAGGTTAAAATCAGTAAATCCTAACTCTTCCATCTCTTTTAACACACGTTTTAAGTTATTGCGTGGATCGCCATCAAACGGAGTTCTATCTGCATTGTAGATGTCACAAATAAAACGTGCTACTTTACCTTTTTCAGATGTCCAAGGGAAAATAACAAATGTATCAATATCCGGGAATAGGTACATATCTGATTCTTCAATACGTACAAACCCTTCAATAGAAGAACCGTCAAACATCATTTTGTTGTCTAACGCTTTTTCTAATTGACTTACTGGAATTTCAACGTTTTTAATTGTTCCTAAAATGTCAGTGAACTGAAGACGAATATACTTTACATTCTCTTCTTGAACTTTGCGGAAAATATCTTCTTTTGTGTACTTTGCCATCGTGTGATCCTCCCCTAAATCTCTATATAATATTTATAATCTATACCCCTCATATACGAACGGCATAAATATTGATAACTTTGTTAATGAAAGAACCTGGACATATCTCCTTGATTTAAAGTTGCTCGATTAAAACGGCCTGCTTGCATAAGTTCTGCACGAAGCATTTTTCGCAATTCATCGTCCGTTAATTCTGGCTTTGCTGTTTCTGCCACAACTTTTTCTTCTTGCTTATGCCCTTTTTGCTCCTTTTGAAGATGAAACAGCTGTTTTACACCTGCTAAGTTTACACCTTGTTCAATAAGATCACGGATTTCAAGCAGCTTATCAACATCGTTAAATGAGAATAGTCGTCGATTTCCCTCTGTTCTTACTGGTGCAACTAATTCATGTTCTTCATAGTAGCGAATTTGGCGAGCCGACAACTCAGTTAACTGCATCACAATTCCAATTGGGAAAAGTGGCGTATTTCTTCGAATGTTGTCACTCATTTCAGTTCCTCCTTTGGATTAACTATTTACATTGTATGCTATGTTAGTTCACCTGTCAACCGAATGTTAGTAATTCTAACATAAATTTTTCTGAACATTTCTTCTATACAAATAAATAGCGCTTCGTTTATTTTTATAAGCCTATCTTTTCTTTCTTAACGGGGAGAAAATAGTCTTTCTATCTTATATTTTATAAAAGTTCTTTCGTCAGCATTTGATCTACTGCCATGCATATTGCTACTTTTACGTGAGCATACGTTAACCCGCCCTGCACGTAAGCGACATAAGGAGGCCTGATAGGCCCATCTGCCGTCAGCTCGAGGCTTGCTCCTTGTATAAACGTTCCAGCTGCCATAATCACATCATCTTCGTACCCTGGCATATAAGCAGGATAGGCCGTTACGTGTGAATTAATTGGCGAAGCGAATTGAATAGCCTGACAAAAAGAAACCATTTTATCACGGTCATCGAACTGCACGGATTGAATTAAATCTGTTCGTTCACTGTCCCACTTCGGCTCGCTTTGCATCCCTAGCTCTTCGAACATAGCGGATGAGAAAACTGCTCCCTTTAATGCTTGACCGACTACGTGCGGAGCCAAAAAGAAACCTTGATACATTTCTTGTAAGCTATACAGCGTCGCTCCAGCTTCTGCACCGATTCCAGGGGTTGTCATTCGGTATGAACAAGCTTCCACTAGGTCTTTTCTTCCTGCAATATAGCCACCGATTTTAGCAAGACCTCCACCAGGGTTCTTAATGAGCGACCCCGCCATCAAATCTGCTCCTACATGCGTTGGCTCGATTGTTTCTACAAATTCACCGTAGCAGTTATCGACAAATACTATAACGTCAGGCTTAATACTCTTTACAAAAGAAATCATTTCTTTTATTTGCGCGACTGTAAAAGAAGGACGAATGCCGTAACCTTTTGAGCGCTGAATGCCTATCATCTTTGTGTGCTCATGAATAGACGCTTTCACTTCTTCAAAATCCACTTGACCTTGCGCTGTTAAATCTACTGATTTATAGCTAATATTATATTCTTTTAAAGAGCCTACACCGCTTCCTCGTATACCAACGATTTCTTCAAGGGTGTCATAAGGCTTTCCAGTTATATATAATAGTTCATCTCCAGGACGCAGTACACCAAACAGCGAAATGCCAATTGCATGCGTACCTGAAATAATTTGCGGACGCACCAGGCAAGCTTCTGTTCCAAAAACGTCCGCATATACTTTCTCCAACGTATCGCGGCCTAGATCGTCATATCCATACCCCGTTGTCGGATTAAAATGAGAATCACTCACTCGATTTTGCTGAAAGCTTTGCAGCACCCGAAATTGATTTGCTTCAATGCGCTCGTCAATTTTCTCATGTACGGGCTTAATTTGTTTTTCTACTTTTGCAGCAAGTTCCCGAATGCGTGCCCCGTTTTTTAACTGATCAAACATCATTTCTTTGTTCCTCAACTTTCTTCAAGCGTTTGTAGCTTTTTGTAAAGGGGATGCTCTTTTGCAATATACCCTTTGCACTGATACTTCTCAGTTTCTTCATTGAATTTTAACGACTCAAGAATAGAGACCGTTTTTAGTTCAGCGAGCATTTTTCCTTCATAAGCCGGCAGCAGCACATGAAAAAACGCCATTTCTTTTTTCATTTCTTCTTGAATTCTTTCCCCAAGCTTCACTAAATCAGTAGCTTTAAAAGCGCTCATTGATAACGATGTCGAAGCGGATGGGACAAATAGTTCATGTTGCATATCTTCTTTATTGTAAACTGTCAGCATCGGAATGTCCGTTACGTTCAGCTCTTCTAGTAAGCGATGCACTGTTTTTTCGTGGTTGTTGTAATCTGGATTAGATGAATCTACCACGTGCAGAACAAGATCAGCTTCGGTTACTTCTTCAAGTGTTGAACGGAACGCGGCTACTAACGTTGTTGGAAGATCTTGAATAAATCCAACCGTATCAGTTAACAGAGCCGTTAATCCTGACGGAAGCGTATACTGTCTTGTCGTTGGATCAAGAGTTGCAAACAGCTGATTTTCTTCAAAAATACCAGCTTCTGTTAAGCGGTTAAAGATCGTCGATTTACCAGCGTTCGTATAGCCCACAATCGCAATTTGATAGACATGATTACGCTTACGTCTTTCTCGATAACGTTCGCGGTGACTTACCACTGTCTTTAACTGACGCTTAATTTCATCAATTTTGCGGCGAATATGTCTGCGGTCACTTTCAAGTTTCGTTTCACCAGGACCTCTTGTTCCAATTCCGCCTCCAAGACGTGACAAAGCGGTACCTTGTCCTACTAACCTAGGTAGCAGATAATTTAATTGAGCAAGTTCCACCTGCATTTTTCCTTCTCGCGTTTGAGCACGCTGTGCGAAGATATCCAAAATCAGCTGCGTGCGGTCAATAATACGCGCAGATAACCCTGCCGACAAATTGCGGATTTGACTGGGTGACAATTCATCATTAAATACAATTAAATCAGGATCTAACTCTTCTTCAAGAGCCACAAGTTCTTCTACTTTCCCTTTTCCAATATAAGTAGCTGGATGAATGCGATCGCGCTTTTGTGTTAACCTTACCAGCACTTCACCTTTTGCAGTCTCAGTTAAAGATGCTAGCTCATCCATTGAATATTCAAAACGTTCGTCATCGTCATGAAGCTGACATCCGACTAAAATTACGCGTTCAAGTTCAGTATTCATTTCTGCTGTCAAAGATTTTTCCTTCCCTTACTATTAAATTGACAAATCATTCATATCATATCAAAAAAATGTCCATTTCTCCATCTTTGCAAAAGAGACAGAATACATTGTCTTTTACTAGTTTAACACCCTTTTTAAAATCTATAAAACGATGATTAAAAAAACATTGAAATATCACGAAATTCTGTATACAATTTGAATTGATTTACTTATCGAAATTTGAATCAGGCTACCTGATTTTAAAATAATAGTCGCTACTTGGTGAAAACAGAATAAAGGGGATAGCATCATGACTTGGGACGTACTTAGCATTATTGGAACGATTGCCTTTGCAATCAGCGGAGCTTTCATTGCCATGGAAGAGGAATATGATATTTTAGGTGTTTACATACTGGGAATCGTAACGGCTTTTGGCGGAGGAGCCATTCGAAACCTGCTTATCGGTGTACCGGTGTCTGCCCTTTGGGAACAAGGACTCTTTTTTCAGATTGCTTTATTATCTATCACTGCCACTTTTTTATTTCCAAACAATATCTTAAAACATTGGAAGCGATGGGGAAACTTTTCAGACGCCATTGGCCTTGCAGCATTCGCGATTCAAGGAGCGCTTTATGCCACTCATATGAACCATCCGCTTAGCGCGGTTATTGTAGCTGCGGTCTTAACAGGAAGCGGCGGGGGTATTATTCGAGATTTATTAGCACGTCGAAAGCCTACTGTTCTTAAAGATGAAATTTATGCGGTATGGGCGATTATCGCAGGATTTAGCGTAGGACTGCATATTACAAACACGCCTGTAGAACTTTATACGTTATTTATCTTACTTGTAGGTCTTCGGATGTGTTCATATATTTACAAATGGCGCCTGCCGATCAAAACGATTCGACAACCAAATATGTAGAAAAAAAGCCTTTCGTGACGAAAGGCTTTTTTTTACAGCTGAATATCGCTTGACGTTAAAGTGAGAAGCTCATTGCGCTCATAGCTTTCTTCTTCTAAAAGCCTCATGGATTGAGTACGTATGGAACGTTCGATAATGTTTCGTACATATCTACCGTTACTAAAATCCCTAGGCGTCTGATTGTACTTCACGTCCATGAAATGATCTTTTAGCTTTTTATAGGCCTCTGTACTAAACTGATACTGCCTATCATTCATCATGTGACCCGCAATGTCCATCAGTTCATTCACATCATAATCCGGAAAATCAAAAATAAACGGAAACCTAGAGCGCAGTCCTGGATTAAGACTTAAGAAATTTTCCATTTCTCTTGGATAACCAGCTAAAATCAATACAAACTTATCATTTGAATCTTCCATATGTTTGACCAATGTATCAATCGCTTCTTTTCCAAAATCTTTTTCTCCCCCTCTTGCAAGAGAATAAGCCTCATCGATAAATAAAATACCTCCAAGCGCTTTTTTTACAAGATCTCTCGTTTTCTGAGCGGTATGACCAATGTATTCTCCAACTAAATCTGCCCGCTCTGCTTCAATTAAATGTCCTTTAGACAAGATGTTCATATTCAAAAATAATTTACCTAGCAGGCGGGCTACCGTCGTTTTCCCTGTTCCTGGATTCCCTTTAAACATCATATGCAGCGCCTGCTTTCCCGCTTTTAAGCCCTGTTCCTCTCTTTTTTTGTTAATATATAACCACGCATATATTTCTTTTATCATTTTTTTCAATTCTTCCATTCCAACCAGTCCGCTCATTTCTCGTTCAATTTCCCGAAGCGGCTCATGATTTATCACAGCTTTTTTGGCAGGACGCGGAATTGATGTCGTATACGATTTTTCCTTTTTTGTTTCATTATTTAAAATGATATTAATTTGCCCATTATTTTTAAGAGTTATCGGCTGCTCCACCATGTTCACCTCTCGTTTCATCCCACTTCTCTGTATCGCATAGCTGCATGCGATGAACGATACGAAGACAATGATCTCTTATTACCGAAGAAATAATCGTCTATTATAAGGTTTATGTTCGATGAGTAAAAACAATGTTAAGAAACTTTTTTAAGCCTTTATTTGCATAAAAAAAGCATCCGATTATGCGGATGCTTCTCTTTAATCTCTATTCAAGTTCTACTGTAATATTTTTATTTGGTACAAATGTCGAAATAGCATGTTTATAAATCAGCTGCTGTTTTCCTTCAGATTCAATTAACACAGTAAAGTTATCAAATCCTTTAATTAGTCCTCTTAATTGAA
This genomic interval carries:
- a CDS encoding MerR family transcriptional regulator — translated: MSDNIRRNTPLFPIGIVMQLTELSARQIRYYEEHELVAPVRTEGNRRLFSFNDVDKLLEIRDLIEQGVNLAGVKQLFHLQKEQKGHKQEEKVVAETAKPELTDDELRKMLRAELMQAGRFNRATLNQGDMSRFFH
- a CDS encoding N-acetylmuramoyl-L-alanine amidase → MKKIYLDAGHGGADAGAVGANGLYEKNLVLKIQQYLISYLNSTYSDFTIKTTRTTDTFLSLSQRASQANSWGADAFMSIHVNAGGGTGYEDYVYRSASNASKTFQSIVHGQVQPTLLSYNHPNRGRKSANYAVLRLTNMPAVLTEIAFIDNRTDAALLQNEAFLKSMGESYAKGIAVYLNLPRRAVPNPSPTPTPNPSPSEPGTKTYTIKQGDTLYSIAQKYGITVQALQEANTGLSDPLTLQVGKTIVIPSGTSPNPSPTPPPTPPSEQYPLPNGILKQGDSGEAVKQLQRALNAVNFKVGSVDGIYGVQTKDAIRRFQLVYLPYDVDGIYGPQTKNKLAAVLKAKS
- the hfq gene encoding RNA chaperone Hfq, translating into MKQSVNIQDQFLNQLRKENIYVTVFLLNGFQLRGLIKGFDNFTVLIESEGKQQLIYKHAISTFVPNKNITVELE
- a CDS encoding aminotransferase class I/II-fold pyridoxal phosphate-dependent enzyme, with the protein product MFDQLKNGARIRELAAKVEKQIKPVHEKIDERIEANQFRVLQSFQQNRVSDSHFNPTTGYGYDDLGRDTLEKVYADVFGTEACLVRPQIISGTHAIGISLFGVLRPGDELLYITGKPYDTLEEIVGIRGSGVGSLKEYNISYKSVDLTAQGQVDFEEVKASIHEHTKMIGIQRSKGYGIRPSFTVAQIKEMISFVKSIKPDVIVFVDNCYGEFVETIEPTHVGADLMAGSLIKNPGGGLAKIGGYIAGRKDLVEACSYRMTTPGIGAEAGATLYSLQEMYQGFFLAPHVVGQALKGAVFSSAMFEELGMQSEPKWDSERTDLIQSVQFDDRDKMVSFCQAIQFASPINSHVTAYPAYMPGYEDDVIMAAGTFIQGASLELTADGPIRPPYVAYVQGGLTYAHVKVAICMAVDQMLTKELL
- the spoVK gene encoding stage V sporulation protein K translates to MKREVNMVEQPITLKNNGQINIILNNETKKEKSYTTSIPRPAKKAVINHEPLREIEREMSGLVGMEELKKMIKEIYAWLYINKKREEQGLKAGKQALHMMFKGNPGTGKTTVARLLGKLFLNMNILSKGHLIEAERADLVGEYIGHTAQKTRDLVKKALGGILFIDEAYSLARGGEKDFGKEAIDTLVKHMEDSNDKFVLILAGYPREMENFLSLNPGLRSRFPFIFDFPDYDVNELMDIAGHMMNDRQYQFSTEAYKKLKDHFMDVKYNQTPRDFSNGRYVRNIIERSIRTQSMRLLEEESYERNELLTLTSSDIQL
- a CDS encoding trimeric intracellular cation channel family protein, yielding MTWDVLSIIGTIAFAISGAFIAMEEEYDILGVYILGIVTAFGGGAIRNLLIGVPVSALWEQGLFFQIALLSITATFLFPNNILKHWKRWGNFSDAIGLAAFAIQGALYATHMNHPLSAVIVAAVLTGSGGGIIRDLLARRKPTVLKDEIYAVWAIIAGFSVGLHITNTPVELYTLFILLVGLRMCSYIYKWRLPIKTIRQPNM
- the glnA gene encoding type I glutamate--ammonia ligase, yielding MAKYTKEDIFRKVQEENVKYIRLQFTDILGTIKNVEIPVSQLEKALDNKMMFDGSSIEGFVRIEESDMYLFPDIDTFVIFPWTSEKGKVARFICDIYNADRTPFDGDPRNNLKRVLKEMEELGFTDFNLGPEPEFFLFKLDEKGEPTLELNDKGGYFDLAPTDLGENCRRDIVLELEEMGFEIEASHHEVAPGQHEIDFKYAAALKACDDIQTFKLVVKTIARKHGLHATFMPKPLFGVNGSGMHCNVSLFKDGQNAFYDENGNLELSDTARQFIAGIIKHAHSFTAVTNPTVNSYKRLVPGYEAPCYVAWSARNRSPLIRIPASRGVGTRVEVRSVDPAANPYLAMAVLLKAGLDGIKNNLEAPKPIDRNIYVMTKEERVEEGIVDLPATLAQALDSFQSNEVMVSALGEHLAEHFVEAKEIEWDMFRTQVHPWERDQYMSQY
- the hflX gene encoding GTPase HflX encodes the protein MTAEMNTELERVILVGCQLHDDDERFEYSMDELASLTETAKGEVLVRLTQKRDRIHPATYIGKGKVEELVALEEELDPDLIVFNDELSPSQIRNLSAGLSARIIDRTQLILDIFAQRAQTREGKMQVELAQLNYLLPRLVGQGTALSRLGGGIGTRGPGETKLESDRRHIRRKIDEIKRQLKTVVSHRERYRERRKRNHVYQIAIVGYTNAGKSTIFNRLTEAGIFEENQLFATLDPTTRQYTLPSGLTALLTDTVGFIQDLPTTLVAAFRSTLEEVTEADLVLHVVDSSNPDYNNHEKTVHRLLEELNVTDIPMLTVYNKEDMQHELFVPSASTSLSMSAFKATDLVKLGERIQEEMKKEMAFFHVLLPAYEGKMLAELKTVSILESLKFNEETEKYQCKGYIAKEHPLYKKLQTLEES